Proteins from one Plasmodium gaboni strain SY75 chromosome Unknown, whole genome shotgun sequence genomic window:
- a CDS encoding cytoadherence linked asexual protein, with the protein MVSFFKIFFFILISFLYLNEKVICSINENENENETVTLSHNLQYNDNIDQLKSMIGNDELHKNLTILEKLILESLEKDKLRYPVLKQGTEELIDISKFKKKNITDTNDESYIIPTVQSTFHDIVKYEHLMKKQLIEIYNSDISDIIKKKLFIVRTLKTIKLMLIPLNSYKQHNDLKT; encoded by the coding sequence atggtctcattttttaaaatattttttttcattctgatatcctttttatatttaaatgaaaaggTAATATGTTCCATAAAcgaaaatgaaaatgaaaacGAAACTGTAACCCTTAGTCACAATTTAcaatataatgataatatcGATCAGTTAAAATCGATGATTGGAAATGATGAACtacataaaaatttaacaatattagaaaaattaattttagAATCATTagaaaaagataaattaAGATATCCTGTCCTTAAACAAGGAACTGAAGAATTAATCGATATATCgaaatttaaaaaaaaaaatattaccGATACGAATGATGAATCATACATTATACCTACAGTCCAATCGACGTTTCACGATATTGTAAAATATGAACATCTTATGAAAAAACAATTAATAGAAATTTATAATTCTGATATTTCagatataattaaaaaaaaattatttattgtaAGAACATTGAAAACAATAAAATTAATGCTTATACCATTAAATTCGTATAAACAACACAACGATTTAAAAACT